A stretch of Lathyrus oleraceus cultivar Zhongwan6 chromosome 6, CAAS_Psat_ZW6_1.0, whole genome shotgun sequence DNA encodes these proteins:
- the LOC127094832 gene encoding uncharacterized protein LOC127094832 — protein MAPDRKQLQSMFQHDKESFKEYAQRLRELASQVEPTLAEKEPAELFIDIVQSQFYEKMVGSTSLGFSELVPIGARVEYGLRNGKIAVVAGTSNAIPKKFSGGFPRKKEGETNVASIGQGRRQQQYSPLQYVQQPFPYQQPMYPIQYAPQPYVAAVTPAFNQQTAQAYQAPPTYRPTPVQQRVIVPQAYQQAPAALVYQQPRAQAPRQIAQNHNKRQGDRVTFNPIPMSYTELYPSLLQKGLVVPRPMRPPPDCLPPWYNPNAHYPFHEGSLGHDLEGYYALKHRVRELIDSKILSFKDTGPNVKNNPLPSHGDPAVNALEDVSVGVMVEKVEDVKTPLAAFHAQLVEAGLINVNHENCEECATYPKGCQVVRDNIQDLMKKGALQISSVTKNEDMLVIEPCFNLPEPVEIPYYSGGVVPTNSQSSPVEICMPTPFPYDSTKVIPCKYEITVVDKVFEGSVDVEVTEAVSEDVTKIPGMSKMTRSGRIYTPENST, from the coding sequence atggcgcctgacagaaaACAGTTGCAAAGCATGTTCCAACATGACAAGGAGtccttcaaggaatatgctcagaGATTGAGGGAACTGGCTTCTCAAGTTGAACCCACTCTTGCCGAAAAGGAACCGGCCGAACTGTTCATCGACATTGTCCAATCCCAATTCtatgagaagatggttggaagtACTTCCTTAGGATTCTCCGAGCTTGTTCCTATAGGGGCTCGTGTCGAATATGGCTTAAGAAATGGAAAAATTGCAGTTGTGGCTGGAACTTCAAATGCTATTCCAAAGAAGTTCTCTGGAGGGTTTcctagaaagaaggaaggtgaaactaatgttgCGTCTATCGGCCAAGGAAGGAGACAACAACAATATTCACCACTACAATATGTTCAACAACCCTTCCCATATCAGCAGCCCATGTATCCCATTCAGTACGCCCCGCAACCGTACGTAGCTGCTGTGACGCCCGCCTTCAATCAACAAACTGCTCAGGCTTATCAAGCGCCTCCAACTTACCGACCAACTCCAGTTCAACAACGTGTTATAGTTCCTCAAGCTTATCAACAAGCACCAGCAGCTCTTGTCTATCAACAGCCGAGAGCTCAAGCTCCAAGGCAAATTGCTCAGAACCATAATAAGAGGCAAGGGGATAGGGTGACATTCAATCCAATCCCAATGTCGTACACTGAGCTTTACCCCTCCCTATTGCAAAAGGGTTTGGTAGTTCCCAGACCTATGAGACCTCCACCTGATTGTCTGCCTCCATGGTACAACCCTAATGCACATTATCCTTTTCATGAGGGTTCCCTCGGGCATGACCTAGAGGGTTACTATGCTTTGAAGCATAGGGTTCGTGAGTTGATTGACAGCAAGATCCTGTCTTTTAAAGATACGGGACCGAAtgtgaagaacaatcctcttcctTCCCATGGAGATCCTGCAGTAAACGCCCTTGAAGATGTCTCTGTTGGTGTTATGGTTGAGAAGGTGGAGGATGTCAAGACTCCTTTGGCAGCGTTCCATGCCCAGTTGGTGGAAGCTGGCCTGATTAATGTTAATCATGAAAATTGTGAAGAGTGTGCCACATACCCAAAGGGGTGTCAGGTGGTACGAGACAACATTCAAGACTTGATGAAAAAAGGAGCACTTCAGATATCCAGCGTTACAAAGAATGAAGATATGTTGGTAATTGAACCTTGCTTCAATTTACCTGAACCAGTTGAAATCCCATATTATAGTGGTGGAGTGGTTCCTACGAATAGTCAGTCGTCGCCTGTTGAGATATGTATGCCCACGCCTTTTCCATACGATAGCACCAAGGTTATACCTTGTAAATATGAGATTACTGTTGTGGATAAGGTTTTTGAAGGAAGTGTAGACGTTGAAGTGACAGAAGCTGTGAGTGAGGACGTCACCAAGATTCCCGGAATGAGCAAaatgacccgtagtggtcgaatCTATACACCTGAAAATTCAACGTGA